The following are encoded in a window of Penaeus vannamei isolate JL-2024 chromosome 17, ASM4276789v1, whole genome shotgun sequence genomic DNA:
- the LOC113810851 gene encoding uncharacterized protein — MAAMSRGLATALLLATALCRLAQGQHGIAESRALRVQGALDTHGFHGVQRFRQLLKIHENRHNLPGGVILARPPQVPPPHPATHEFFTTPDLSFPVNSSSLTRPPVADTPISPHEHHHQEAQGSPGLSAAPEAPTLLDHSDASPPTTSPHGVPQTPQLALPFPESQAPAHSLSHFESTRVAQPSPEAPRAPEIPAHLPLDLVSRLKEYPSLEESLNQAPLPASMHTFFEPTIQVRAEEVTDEEWDQYLESEWESHGIVPSFLPRPPPYLINVNYGDHLCVHLGSLMTPAQARHQPKALQFPGESGRHYALLLLDLDRPPKPYVNWMLVNIPHKQPQKGTEVVQYDPPRPAQGSGSHRVVFLLYLQQAAIPSDDPALPKARSCQKSGREIVDLDAMSRDLGLKGPVAGNYFLAEWDVTVEHSCTPPRR; from the exons ATGGCCGCGATGAGCCGCGGCCTGGCCACTGCGCTCCTCCTGGCCACCGCGCTGTGCCGCCTGGCTCAGGGACAGCACGGAATCGCAGAGTCCAGGGCCCTTCGCGTCCAGGGCGCTCTCGATACGCATGGCTTCCACGGTGTCCAGAGGTTTCGGCAACTCCTGAAGATTCACGAGAACCGCCACAATCTTCCCGGGGGCGTGATACTTGCGCGCCCCCCTCAGGTGCCGCCGCCCCATCCCGCCACCCACGAGTTCTTCACGACTCCAGACCTATCATTCCCTGTAAACTCGTCGAGTCTTACGCGACCCCCCGTGGCAGACACACCCATCTCTCCTCATGAGCATCACCACCAGGAGGCGCAGGGATCTCCAGGACTCTCGGCCGCTCCAGAGGCGCCAACACTCCTGGATCACTCCGACGCTTCTCCGCCAACCACGTCCCCACATGGCGTTCCCCAGACACCCCAGCTTGCCCTGCCATTCCCCGAGTCGCAGGCGCCCGCACACTCCCTGTCTCACTTCGAGTCTACAAGAGTGGCCCAGCCATCTCCCGAGGCCCCGAGAGCGCCCGAGATCCCGGCCCATCTGCCCCTCGACCTCGTCAGCCGCCTCAAGGAGTACCCCTCCCTGGAGGAGTCCCTCAATCAGGCGCCATTACCCGCCTCCATGCACACTTTCTTCGAACCAACAATACAG GTCAGGGCCGAGGAGGTCACTGATGAGGAGTGGGATCAGTACCtggagagcgagtgggagagccATGGCATCGTACCCTCCTTcctgccccgcccccctccgtACCTCATCAACGTGAACTATGGCGACCACTTGTGCGTGCACTTGGGTTCACTTATGACGCCGGCCCAGGCAAGACATCAACCCAAGGCTTTGCA GTTCCCGGGGGAGTCGGGTCGGCACTACGCCCTTCTGCTGCTGGACTTGGACCGCCCTCCGAAGCCCTACGTCAACTGGATGCTGGTCAATATCCCTCACAAGCAGCCGCAGAAGG GTACGGAGGTGGTGCAGTACGACCCTCCACGACCTGCTCAGGGATCGGGTTCTCACCGTGTGGTGTTTCTGCTGTACCTCCAGCAGGCCGCCATCCCTTCTGACGACCCTGCACTGCCTAAGGCTAGGTCATGCCAG AAATCCGGTCGTGAGATCGTGGATCTGGACGCGATGTCACGTGACCTGGGGCTGAAGGGTCCCGTGGCAGGGAACTATTTCCTGGCCGAGTGGGACGTCACGGTCGAACACAGCTGCACTCCGCCGCGCCGGTAG